A single region of the Chitinophaga niabensis genome encodes:
- a CDS encoding DUF3347 domain-containing protein has product MKTFLFAALLFSTKADAQLSNLLTSYYNIKNALVTSNGNTAAAQADEFVKALKAIDKKSLSEADRKAFEPLQEKLAFDAEHIAETKDIGHQRDHFESFSENFYKLAKAVKLSDKPIYQSYCPMKKAYWLSNEATIKNPYYGSQMLTCGKISDTIK; this is encoded by the coding sequence ATGAAAACATTCCTTTTCGCCGCACTGCTATTTTCAACTAAAGCAGACGCGCAATTATCCAATCTGCTCACCTCATATTACAACATCAAAAATGCTTTGGTTACCAGCAATGGTAACACCGCAGCTGCCCAGGCAGATGAATTTGTAAAGGCCCTCAAAGCCATAGATAAAAAATCCCTCTCAGAAGCAGACAGGAAAGCTTTTGAACCGTTACAGGAAAAGCTGGCCTTTGATGCAGAACATATTGCTGAAACAAAAGACATCGGCCATCAAAGGGATCATTTTGAATCCTTCTCTGAAAACTTCTATAAACTGGCGAAAGCGGTAAAACTCTCTGATAAGCCTATTTATCAAAGCTATTGCCCCATGAAAAAAGCATATTGGCTGAGTAATGAGGCAACTATCAAAAACCCCTATTATGGCAGCCAGATGTTGACCTGTGGCAAAATAAGTGATACCATAAAGTAA
- a CDS encoding YybH family protein, producing the protein MYLSKWLFPALFICFLSPARAADPRERIEALNQQFAKALEKGDVSAMMRYYAADAVSMPEHHPTLFNRAAITQYFQQWLKATSGNRYQRTIYSIKAADGYLLESGTYTHDFTQPGQQPFRYAGKYVHIWRIGKKQELTLVSEIWGAAAGFDHAALPLLSPPPTPLQITPIKPADSALARTINTNNAAIAQLVKDRNGAAFSEYYTDDAIYMPYYMPMVIGKDSIHQYYVIHEDPNVGIDTVRINISRILPAGDYVLVNGYYCVNWRAGGNSGLVTGKSINIWKKEPDGKLRLYWQMTNHD; encoded by the coding sequence ATGTATCTATCCAAATGGCTTTTCCCGGCCCTGTTCATTTGCTTCCTTTCCCCAGCCAGGGCAGCTGACCCACGAGAACGAATAGAAGCACTCAACCAGCAATTTGCAAAAGCATTGGAAAAAGGAGATGTGTCAGCCATGATGCGCTATTATGCTGCTGACGCGGTAAGTATGCCCGAGCATCATCCCACGCTCTTTAACCGGGCTGCCATTACCCAATATTTCCAACAATGGCTGAAGGCAACCAGCGGTAACCGTTACCAGCGAACTATCTATTCCATTAAGGCCGCTGACGGCTATCTTCTGGAATCCGGTACTTATACGCATGATTTTACACAACCAGGGCAACAACCTTTTCGCTATGCAGGTAAGTATGTGCATATCTGGCGGATCGGCAAAAAACAGGAGTTGACACTTGTTTCAGAGATCTGGGGAGCAGCAGCAGGTTTTGATCATGCAGCGCTGCCGTTGTTGTCTCCTCCTCCCACTCCTTTACAGATCACCCCCATAAAACCTGCGGACAGTGCCCTGGCCAGGACCATCAATACCAATAACGCAGCGATCGCTCAATTAGTCAAAGATCGAAATGGAGCGGCCTTTTCGGAGTACTATACAGATGATGCTATTTACATGCCTTACTATATGCCAATGGTCATTGGAAAAGATAGCATTCATCAATACTATGTAATACATGAAGACCCCAATGTTGGCATTGACACAGTACGGATCAATATCTCGCGGATACTGCCGGCTGGAGACTATGTTCTGGTCAATGGTTATTATTGTGTGAACTGGCGGGCAGGAGGGAATTCCGGGTTAGTTACCGGGAAGAGTATTAATATCTGGAAAAAGGAACCTGATGGCAAGCTTCGCCTGTACTGGCAGATGACCAATCATGATTAG
- a CDS encoding dihydrofolate reductase family protein: MRKLKLQMQVSLDGFASAGPNDEQKWVTWALEEIYSYVTGIFASADTILIGRKLAIDYIPYWQETFKKPDDPMHEFAVKIVTSKKIVFTKTLKKSEWDNTEIATGDLVEEISKLKSQPGGDMVVYGGVSFVASLLKEQLIDEIHLFVNPVAIGQGESPFSNLEGFQQLKLQRCVPFPSGIVLLTYTLR; this comes from the coding sequence ATGAGAAAGTTGAAGCTGCAAATGCAGGTATCTTTGGACGGTTTTGCTTCAGCGGGGCCTAACGATGAACAAAAATGGGTGACCTGGGCGCTGGAGGAAATTTATTCGTACGTGACAGGAATATTCGCGTCCGCCGACACCATTCTTATCGGTAGAAAATTAGCGATAGACTATATCCCCTATTGGCAGGAGACATTTAAAAAACCGGATGACCCCATGCATGAATTCGCAGTAAAGATTGTTACCTCGAAAAAGATCGTATTCACAAAAACGCTGAAGAAGTCTGAATGGGATAATACAGAGATAGCGACGGGAGACCTGGTAGAGGAGATCAGCAAACTAAAAAGTCAGCCGGGTGGTGATATGGTAGTTTATGGAGGTGTTTCGTTTGTGGCGTCTTTACTCAAAGAGCAGTTGATAGATGAAATACACCTGTTCGTTAATCCTGTTGCTATCGGGCAGGGCGAATCTCCTTTCAGCAACCTGGAAGGGTTCCAGCAATTGAAATTGCAAAGGTGTGTGCCGTTTCCAAGCGGCATTGTGTTACTGACTTATACGCTCCGGTAA
- a CDS encoding alpha-L-fucosidase, with protein MNLPHYRKAAFLACSLFISSLAVHAQQPDQLWGKNAEAGKSEKAKWFTEAKFGMFLHWGPYAHFAGDIRGKRYYGITEWIMHRDKTPAAEYAKLAARFNPTEFDAEEWVDIAKASGVKYIVLTSKHHDGFAMFDSKVSDFDIVDATPYKKDPIKALAAACKKAGIKLGFYYSQFQDWHEPNGGGNSWDFDPKTKDYSSYYKNKSLPQITELLSNYGELGIIWFDTPGNMSKEESSAFLEKVHQLQPNCLVSSRVGNGLGDFKDFGDGEVPAGIVKGAWEAIFTHNDSWGYSAFDQNFKTPKEMIRLLAEVASKGGNLMMNVGPMGNGKLPAMSEQYFRATGAWLKRNGEGIYQTSYAPIPAQPWGVMTHKPGKLYLHVFNRPHNGKLLVPGFTGTAKKATMLANGQAVSLQQKGKDVWLNLPATLPDERNTVIAIDYTGKLEEQTTAPITVSAQFERTELLASGATLKGNAQTKSLTHSYYFGDWKHANCIVNQKDPADVASYQLRITDPGDYKVVLQYAADTANERREGVLELTPAGKTKQTYPFQVLFTGKHDTHKPLLFIDQAVAVINVPEPGEWNLQVQPVKEGNELFRLQKILIEPVN; from the coding sequence ATGAACCTTCCACATTATCGAAAGGCCGCATTCCTGGCCTGTAGCCTGTTCATCAGCAGTTTAGCCGTACATGCCCAGCAACCGGATCAGCTTTGGGGAAAGAATGCCGAAGCCGGAAAAAGTGAAAAAGCAAAATGGTTCACCGAAGCGAAGTTCGGCATGTTCCTGCACTGGGGCCCCTATGCACATTTTGCAGGAGATATCCGGGGGAAACGCTACTACGGTATCACGGAATGGATCATGCACCGCGATAAAACTCCCGCCGCCGAATACGCCAAACTCGCCGCTCGTTTCAACCCCACAGAATTCGATGCAGAAGAGTGGGTGGATATTGCAAAAGCATCCGGCGTAAAATACATCGTACTCACTTCCAAACACCACGATGGCTTTGCCATGTTCGATTCCAAAGTATCGGATTTTGATATCGTGGATGCCACACCTTATAAGAAAGATCCCATCAAAGCCTTAGCGGCAGCATGCAAAAAAGCAGGCATCAAACTCGGCTTCTATTATTCACAGTTCCAGGACTGGCACGAACCAAACGGTGGCGGTAACAGCTGGGATTTTGATCCAAAAACAAAAGATTACAGCTCGTACTACAAGAATAAATCCCTGCCGCAGATCACAGAACTGCTCAGCAATTACGGAGAGCTGGGCATCATCTGGTTTGATACACCCGGCAATATGAGCAAAGAAGAATCTTCTGCCTTCCTGGAAAAAGTACATCAGCTGCAACCCAATTGTTTGGTGAGCAGTCGTGTAGGAAATGGCCTCGGCGATTTTAAAGATTTTGGTGATGGGGAAGTACCTGCCGGCATCGTAAAAGGTGCATGGGAAGCTATTTTTACACATAACGACAGCTGGGGGTATTCCGCCTTTGACCAGAACTTCAAAACACCTAAAGAGATGATCCGCTTGCTGGCGGAAGTAGCATCCAAAGGTGGGAACCTGATGATGAATGTTGGCCCCATGGGAAACGGAAAGCTCCCTGCCATGTCCGAACAATATTTCCGTGCCACAGGTGCATGGTTAAAGCGGAATGGGGAAGGCATCTATCAAACCTCTTATGCTCCCATTCCTGCCCAGCCCTGGGGAGTAATGACACACAAACCCGGTAAACTATACCTGCATGTATTTAACCGTCCGCATAATGGAAAGCTCCTGGTGCCCGGTTTTACTGGTACAGCAAAGAAAGCCACCATGCTGGCAAACGGCCAGGCAGTGAGCCTGCAGCAAAAAGGGAAAGATGTATGGCTGAACTTACCCGCCACCTTACCGGATGAACGTAATACCGTAATTGCCATTGACTATACAGGTAAACTAGAAGAACAAACAACAGCGCCCATAACGGTTAGTGCTCAATTCGAACGCACGGAGCTATTAGCTTCCGGTGCAACGTTAAAAGGCAATGCACAAACAAAAAGCCTCACGCATAGTTATTATTTCGGGGACTGGAAACATGCCAATTGCATCGTGAACCAGAAAGATCCCGCAGATGTAGCCAGCTACCAATTGCGGATCACCGATCCCGGGGATTATAAAGTGGTATTACAATATGCAGCAGACACTGCCAACGAACGCCGCGAAGGAGTACTGGAATTAACACCTGCCGGGAAAACCAAACAAACCTATCCCTTCCAGGTATTATTCACAGGAAAACATGATACCCATAAACCACTTTTGTTTATCGATCAGGCTGTAGCCGTGATCAATGTGCCGGAGCCAGGGGAATGGAATTTACAGGTACAACCCGTGAAAGAAGGCAATGAATTATTCCGCCTGCAGAAGATCCTCATTGAGCCGGTGAATTAA
- a CDS encoding SDR family oxidoreductase codes for MILITGATGQFGAQAIDHLLSKGINPSEISALVRDTAKAEALQVKGVDIRVGDYTDHSSLVQAFRDADKLLLVSSNDRQAIENRTAQHINVIKAAKEAEVKHIIYTSFVRKPHFEDSAIAAFQNSHVQSEAFLKESGIPYTILQNGIYLEMIPIFAGNKVTETGTILFPAADGKASYVLRTELAEAAAHVLSTKGHENKTYTLTNTTSVSFHDIAAELSDVMGKDVNYQSPSAEEFQSVMKQFGVPDLYIGMFTMWALGVAQGTMDVEDETLTQFLGRKPTSMKTFITQVYA; via the coding sequence ATGATTTTAATTACTGGCGCAACGGGTCAATTCGGGGCTCAAGCCATTGACCACTTATTAAGTAAAGGAATAAACCCTTCTGAAATCTCAGCTTTAGTCAGGGATACCGCCAAAGCGGAGGCATTACAAGTAAAAGGAGTAGATATAAGAGTTGGCGATTACACGGATCACAGTTCGTTAGTACAGGCTTTCAGAGATGCGGATAAACTTTTATTGGTTTCGAGTAATGACCGGCAGGCCATTGAAAACAGGACTGCTCAACACATCAATGTGATCAAAGCGGCAAAAGAAGCTGAAGTGAAGCATATCATATATACGTCTTTTGTAAGAAAACCACATTTTGAAGATTCGGCCATAGCGGCGTTTCAGAATTCACATGTACAGTCAGAAGCCTTTCTAAAAGAAAGCGGTATTCCGTATACGATCCTGCAAAATGGAATCTATCTGGAAATGATCCCCATCTTTGCAGGCAACAAGGTTACCGAGACCGGAACCATCTTATTCCCCGCTGCTGATGGTAAAGCCAGCTATGTACTGCGTACAGAGCTGGCAGAAGCTGCAGCCCATGTACTTTCTACTAAAGGTCACGAAAATAAGACCTATACGCTTACCAATACCACTTCTGTTTCGTTTCATGATATTGCTGCTGAACTGTCTGATGTGATGGGCAAAGATGTTAACTACCAATCACCTTCAGCCGAAGAATTCCAGTCGGTAATGAAGCAATTTGGGGTGCCTGATTTATATATTGGTATGTTTACTATGTGGGCTTTAGGGGTAGCACAAGGCACCATGGATGTAGAAGATGAAACGCTAACACAATTTTTAGGAAGAAAGCCAACCTCAATGAAAACATTCATCACTCAGGTGTACGCATAA
- a CDS encoding SRPBCC domain-containing protein, whose protein sequence is MENITVNILVHAPLAEVWKYWTEPSHILNWNQPSEDWHTSRVENDLRVGGSFLYVMEAKDGSGGFDFTGVYDVVDHHREISYTLTDGRTATNIFTQTETGTTITETFEPEKGQPAKDQELFCTAILECFKKYVEGLL, encoded by the coding sequence ATGGAAAACATAACTGTGAATATTCTCGTGCATGCTCCCTTAGCCGAAGTCTGGAAATACTGGACGGAGCCTTCCCACATTCTAAACTGGAACCAGCCTTCCGAGGACTGGCATACCTCCCGGGTGGAAAATGACCTGCGGGTTGGTGGTAGCTTCCTTTATGTGATGGAGGCCAAAGATGGCAGTGGCGGTTTTGATTTTACAGGTGTTTATGATGTGGTAGACCATCACCGTGAAATCAGCTATACGCTTACAGATGGCCGGACCGCCACCAACATTTTCACACAAACTGAAACCGGGACTACCATCACGGAAACTTTTGAACCGGAGAAGGGCCAGCCGGCGAAGGACCAGGAGCTTTTCTGTACAGCTATACTGGAATGCTTTAAGAAGTATGTGGAGGGGCTTTTATAA
- a CDS encoding LysE family translocator: MPEVSTILAFITAALILLIIPGPAVLYIITRSTEQGTKAGLISVCGIQAGTLVHAFAASLGVSAILMASAMAFALLKYAGAGYLIYLGLKKIFGKQQTEEKKQLKVQQSMQAIFWQGMVVNVLNPKCALFFFAFLPQFINPATGNVTGQVLFFGLLFTLLAFMTDGFYALLAGRMGKYLKGNSYYLKLEAYISGIIYIFLGLLTLMMQPSHSKK; this comes from the coding sequence ATGCCTGAAGTCTCCACTATCCTCGCTTTCATTACAGCCGCCCTGATCCTCCTGATCATTCCGGGACCTGCTGTTCTTTATATCATCACCCGCAGTACGGAACAAGGTACCAAAGCTGGGCTGATCTCTGTTTGCGGTATCCAGGCCGGTACTTTGGTGCATGCTTTTGCAGCTTCCCTGGGTGTTTCCGCCATCCTCATGGCCTCTGCCATGGCTTTTGCCCTGCTGAAATATGCCGGAGCAGGATACCTCATTTACCTGGGACTGAAAAAGATCTTCGGCAAACAACAAACGGAAGAGAAAAAACAGCTGAAAGTGCAGCAAAGCATGCAGGCCATTTTCTGGCAGGGCATGGTGGTGAATGTCCTGAATCCTAAATGCGCGCTTTTCTTCTTCGCCTTCCTCCCACAATTTATAAACCCCGCCACAGGGAATGTGACGGGGCAGGTATTGTTCTTTGGTCTCTTATTTACTTTACTGGCATTTATGACGGACGGCTTCTATGCACTGCTGGCTGGCCGCATGGGTAAATACCTCAAAGGCAATTCTTACTATCTTAAACTGGAAGCATACATCTCAGGGATCATTTACATTTTCCTGGGCTTGCTCACGTTGATGATGCAACCTTCTCACAGCAAAAAGTAA
- a CDS encoding M13 family metallopeptidase encodes MHTNHSTGSWMIAGMIVAACAAGCNTAPKSTTAAKTPAFDTASLDRSVKPCDDFDAFSNGNWKKTNVIPGTESRWGAFNILDKENKEVRIKGIIADISSRTGLAKGTEEQQIADYYASFMDTVTIEKRGISPLKPYLDKIEGVKTLADYAKVTGALQQIGVTTWAGFGVDADARNSKVNVVYGGQDGLSLGERSYYERNDSSTKNVRDEFVGHVNKMFSLAGFTDKDPGQTILAFETALAKLQLTNVELRDPVKTYNKVGYNELAKLAPDFDWNAFTKEQGITTDSVVLQNKEYITNGNKLLKATPIETLKTYTRFHLLSTFAGFLPKSFDDEDFRFFATVMTGRKTQRPRLDRANRSTDNTLGMPLGKLFVKQYFPETSKQKVSEMIENVRKVYGERIDKLTWMSPATKEMAHKKLAAFTYKIGYPDTWKDYSSIDIQKDKLLENTVSAALYRTAERNKKIGKPVDRTEWLMTPQTVNAYYNPLNNEVVFPAGILQPPFFNPDADDAINYGGIIAVIGHEFTHGFDDQGSQFDAEGNLKNWWTDADRKNFDSLSKKYIDYFSTLEALPGFNVNGALTIGENIADLGGLTLAYYALVKSLEGKSEPAPIDGYSWKQRFFLGWAQVWHANITDAALRNQIQTDPHSPAHFRINGPLPHLEEFSGAWSCGPDSKMALPADKRVVIW; translated from the coding sequence ATGCATACAAACCATTCCACGGGGAGTTGGATGATAGCTGGTATGATAGTGGCTGCCTGTGCCGCAGGCTGTAACACAGCACCAAAATCAACCACCGCTGCTAAAACCCCCGCATTTGATACCGCTTCTTTAGACCGTAGCGTGAAGCCCTGCGATGACTTCGACGCTTTCTCCAACGGCAACTGGAAGAAGACCAATGTAATACCCGGCACCGAGAGCCGCTGGGGCGCTTTTAATATCCTCGACAAGGAGAATAAAGAAGTGAGGATCAAGGGGATCATTGCAGATATTTCCAGCCGCACTGGTTTGGCTAAAGGTACCGAAGAGCAGCAGATAGCAGATTATTATGCCTCTTTTATGGATACCGTTACCATCGAGAAACGAGGCATCAGCCCCCTGAAACCTTATCTTGATAAGATTGAGGGAGTGAAGACCCTGGCAGATTATGCAAAAGTTACCGGCGCTCTCCAGCAGATTGGCGTAACCACCTGGGCCGGTTTTGGCGTAGATGCTGATGCAAGGAACAGTAAAGTGAATGTAGTATATGGTGGGCAGGACGGATTGAGCCTGGGAGAAAGGAGCTATTATGAAAGAAATGACTCCAGCACCAAAAACGTACGGGACGAGTTTGTTGGGCACGTCAACAAAATGTTCTCCCTGGCCGGTTTTACAGATAAAGACCCGGGTCAGACCATCCTGGCATTCGAAACCGCACTGGCCAAACTGCAACTCACCAATGTAGAATTGCGCGATCCCGTTAAAACATACAACAAAGTAGGTTATAACGAACTCGCCAAACTGGCACCGGATTTCGACTGGAATGCCTTCACAAAGGAGCAGGGTATCACTACAGATTCTGTTGTGTTGCAAAACAAAGAATACATCACCAACGGCAACAAATTGCTGAAGGCCACACCGATAGAAACATTGAAAACATATACCCGTTTCCATTTGCTCAGCACTTTTGCCGGCTTCTTGCCGAAAAGTTTTGATGATGAGGACTTCCGCTTTTTCGCTACTGTAATGACAGGCCGTAAAACACAACGTCCTCGTTTAGACAGAGCGAACCGTTCTACAGATAATACACTGGGTATGCCTTTGGGTAAGTTGTTCGTAAAACAATACTTCCCTGAAACCAGCAAACAGAAAGTATCTGAGATGATCGAGAACGTACGTAAGGTATATGGTGAAAGAATAGACAAACTCACCTGGATGAGCCCTGCCACCAAAGAAATGGCACATAAAAAGCTCGCCGCCTTTACTTATAAGATCGGTTATCCTGATACCTGGAAGGATTACTCCTCCATCGATATCCAAAAAGATAAACTGCTGGAGAACACCGTAAGCGCAGCTTTATACCGCACAGCAGAACGCAACAAAAAGATCGGTAAACCGGTGGACAGAACAGAATGGCTCATGACCCCGCAAACCGTAAATGCATACTACAACCCGCTGAACAACGAAGTAGTATTCCCCGCAGGTATCCTGCAACCACCGTTCTTCAATCCTGATGCAGATGATGCTATCAACTATGGCGGAATCATTGCCGTGATCGGCCACGAGTTCACCCATGGTTTCGACGACCAGGGTTCTCAGTTTGATGCAGAAGGAAACCTGAAGAATTGGTGGACGGATGCAGATCGCAAAAACTTCGATTCTTTATCTAAGAAATACATCGATTATTTCAGCACACTGGAAGCCCTCCCGGGTTTCAATGTAAATGGTGCATTAACGATCGGAGAGAACATTGCAGACCTGGGTGGTTTAACACTCGCCTATTATGCATTGGTGAAATCCCTCGAAGGCAAATCAGAACCTGCACCGATAGATGGCTATAGCTGGAAACAACGTTTCTTCCTGGGCTGGGCACAGGTTTGGCATGCTAACATCACAGATGCTGCCCTGCGCAACCAGATCCAGACAGATCCGCACAGTCCTGCTCATTTCAGGATCAACGGCCCTTTACCACACCTGGAGGAATTCTCCGGCGCATGGAGTTGTGGCCCGGATAGTAAAATGGCACTGCCTGCCGATAAGCGGGTAGTGATCTGGTAA
- a CDS encoding multicopper oxidase domain-containing protein, translating into MKNIIITALLVLITSIVAAQQTVRYDLYVADTIVNFSGKPKRAIAVNGQIPMPTLTFTEGDTAEIYVHNNLDEETSLHWHGLFLPNRMDGVPNLTQMGIKPHTTYLYKFPIVQTGTHWYHSHSGLQEQIGMYGAFIMKKKKEWDIPSIPIVLSEWTDMKPHEVQRSLHAATDWFAIKKGTTQSYTEAIREGHFKTKVINEWKRMNAMDVSDVYYNKFLINGENEHEHTQFKAGDKVRLRIANGGASSYFWLTYAGGKITVVATDGNDVEPVEVDRLIIAVSETYDVVVTIPENKSYEFLVTPEDRTGSASLWLGNGEKVPAKKLPKLKYFAGMKMMNDMMDMKGDLVSMEGMEMHNQIMDMNTVMYPEMAETPDIVTLNYTMLRDPKKTTLPPGPVKELHFTLTGNMNRYVWSLDNKVVSETDRILIKKGENIRLILYNNSMMRHPMHLHGHDFRVINGQGDYAPMKNVLDMMPMERDTIEFAATEPGGDWFFHCHILYHMMSGMGRIFRYDNNLPNPEIPNPKLAQRKLFADDRMVHIMGRIGIESNGSDGEIMLANTRYRLQTEWRVGLQKHHGYESESHFGRYFGKMQWLFPYVGWDFRNRTIEDPFEKNIFGQLLTPRKNLFGQTNTKNFRQVVHAGIEFTLPMLVILDGSVDSEGKLRLQLRREDIPVSKRLRFNFSANTDKEYMFGFRYIISKYFNLSTHFDSDMGLGAGITLVY; encoded by the coding sequence ATGAAGAATATTATAATTACAGCTTTGCTTGTTTTAATAACAAGCATTGTTGCCGCGCAGCAAACTGTCCGTTACGACCTTTACGTGGCTGATACAATTGTGAACTTTTCCGGCAAACCCAAACGCGCTATTGCAGTGAATGGCCAGATCCCCATGCCCACACTCACTTTCACAGAAGGTGATACGGCCGAGATCTATGTGCATAATAACCTGGATGAGGAAACATCCCTGCACTGGCACGGCTTGTTCCTTCCCAACAGGATGGATGGTGTACCCAATCTTACCCAGATGGGCATCAAGCCTCATACAACCTACCTGTACAAATTCCCTATTGTTCAAACGGGCACTCATTGGTATCATAGCCATTCAGGTCTCCAGGAACAAATAGGGATGTATGGTGCCTTTATCATGAAGAAAAAGAAAGAATGGGATATTCCTTCCATACCTATCGTACTAAGCGAATGGACAGACATGAAACCACATGAGGTGCAACGCAGCCTGCATGCGGCTACCGACTGGTTTGCCATAAAGAAAGGTACCACCCAGAGTTATACAGAAGCCATAAGGGAAGGCCACTTTAAAACCAAGGTGATCAATGAATGGAAACGCATGAACGCCATGGACGTAAGTGATGTGTATTATAATAAGTTCCTGATCAACGGAGAAAACGAACATGAACATACACAGTTCAAAGCAGGTGATAAGGTAAGGCTGCGTATTGCCAATGGCGGAGCCTCTTCCTATTTCTGGCTTACATACGCCGGCGGTAAAATAACTGTAGTAGCTACAGACGGCAACGATGTGGAACCAGTGGAAGTAGACCGGCTGATCATAGCAGTATCCGAAACCTACGATGTAGTGGTGACCATCCCGGAGAACAAAAGTTATGAATTCCTGGTAACGCCGGAAGACAGGACGGGATCTGCTTCCCTATGGTTGGGCAACGGAGAAAAAGTACCCGCAAAGAAACTGCCAAAGCTGAAATATTTCGCAGGCATGAAGATGATGAACGATATGATGGACATGAAAGGAGACCTGGTATCCATGGAAGGCATGGAAATGCATAACCAGATCATGGATATGAACACCGTGATGTATCCTGAAATGGCAGAAACACCAGATATCGTAACACTCAATTATACCATGTTGCGAGATCCCAAAAAAACCACCCTGCCTCCCGGCCCCGTAAAAGAATTACACTTCACGCTCACCGGGAACATGAACCGCTACGTTTGGAGCCTCGATAATAAAGTGGTCTCTGAAACCGACAGGATCCTCATTAAAAAAGGAGAGAACATCCGGCTAATCTTGTACAACAACAGCATGATGCGCCACCCCATGCACTTACATGGTCACGATTTCAGGGTAATAAACGGGCAAGGCGATTATGCCCCTATGAAAAATGTACTGGACATGATGCCCATGGAAAGGGATACTATCGAGTTCGCAGCCACAGAACCGGGGGGAGACTGGTTCTTCCATTGCCATATATTATACCACATGATGAGCGGCATGGGCAGGATCTTCCGTTACGACAACAACCTGCCCAACCCCGAAATTCCCAATCCCAAACTGGCACAACGCAAGCTATTTGCGGACGACCGGATGGTACATATTATGGGAAGGATTGGGATAGAAAGCAACGGAAGCGATGGGGAGATCATGCTGGCCAATACGAGGTACCGCCTGCAAACCGAATGGCGGGTCGGTTTGCAGAAACATCACGGTTATGAAAGCGAAAGCCATTTTGGACGGTACTTCGGAAAAATGCAATGGCTATTCCCATACGTTGGCTGGGATTTCCGCAATCGCACAATAGAAGACCCATTTGAGAAAAATATCTTCGGGCAGCTACTGACGCCCAGGAAGAACTTATTCGGGCAAACGAATACCAAAAATTTCCGCCAGGTAGTACATGCCGGTATTGAATTTACGCTCCCCATGTTAGTGATCCTGGACGGCTCTGTTGATAGCGAAGGCAAGCTGCGGCTTCAATTGAGGCGGGAAGATATCCCGGTCTCCAAACGCCTGCGTTTCAACTTCTCTGCCAATACAGATAAGGAGTATATGTTCGGGTTCCGGTATATCATCAGCAAATACTTCAACCTTTCCACCCACTTTGATAGTGATATGGGCCTGGGGGCCGGAATAACATTAGTGTATTAA
- a CDS encoding Arm DNA-binding domain-containing protein: MILNAQANTFDVHFLTRKSRSTKGMCDIFARITMNGQPKESAIKAEISAKDWNRKKGQPKSTTPELKKLEEHLDTIKARMFTHYHGLENKGRRLM; the protein is encoded by the coding sequence ATGATTTTAAATGCACAAGCAAACACTTTCGACGTGCATTTTTTAACACGCAAAAGCCGTTCAACCAAAGGCATGTGTGACATCTTTGCCCGTATTACTATGAATGGTCAGCCAAAAGAATCGGCTATCAAAGCTGAAATCTCAGCTAAGGACTGGAATCGAAAAAAGGGGCAGCCTAAATCCACAACGCCTGAATTAAAAAAGTTGGAGGAGCACCTCGATACGATCAAAGCAAGAATGTTTACCCATTATCATGGCCTGGAGAATAAGGGGCGCCGTTTAATGTAG
- a CDS encoding winged helix-turn-helix transcriptional regulator has translation MSTFKELIGTDKKQQCPKGYILALMDTLNVINGKWKLPILASLLRGENRFKDLLDRIEKITPRMLSKELKELELNSLVERKVHNTTPVLIEYKLTASGKDITNVIDAMIGWGMTHRKQVITKD, from the coding sequence ATGAGTACTTTCAAAGAATTAATTGGGACAGATAAAAAACAGCAGTGCCCTAAAGGATACATTTTGGCACTAATGGATACTTTAAACGTAATTAACGGCAAGTGGAAACTGCCTATCTTGGCGTCGCTCTTACGTGGCGAGAACAGATTTAAAGACCTGTTGGATAGAATTGAAAAGATTACGCCCCGTATGTTATCGAAAGAATTGAAAGAACTGGAGCTTAATAGTTTGGTCGAGCGCAAGGTGCATAACACAACCCCGGTTCTGATTGAATACAAATTAACAGCGTCGGGTAAGGATATTACGAATGTTATCGATGCCATGATCGGCTGGGGTATGACTCATCGGAAGCAAGTGATAACAAAGGATTAA